A region of the Pseudomonas anguilliseptica genome:
GCACGGCAGAACGTGTTGCACAGCGCATCAACGGCCGATTGAGCAAACGCGGCAAACGCTTTGCGGTGACGCTGGCGAGTAACCCGGAGTTTCTCAAGGAAGGTTCGGCGATTGACGACTTTATGCGTCCCGACCGGGTGATTGTCGGCTGCGATGAGCCCGATGGGCATGAGTTGTTACGTCGCCTGTATGCGCCATTCCTGCGCAATCATGAGCGTTTGTTATGCATGGGGCTGCGGGCGGCTGAATTCAGCAAATATGCCGCCAACGCCTTTCTGGCCACCAAGATTTCCTTTATCAATGAAATGGCCAGCCTCTGTGCACGCCTGGATGTCGACATCGAGGATGTGCGGCGCGGCATCGGCAGCGACAAACGTATTGGTACCCACTTTATCTACGCCGGTTGCGGTTATGGTGGCTCCTGTTTCCCCAAGGATGTGCGGGCGCTGATTCGCTGCGCAGAGCAGGAAGGCATTGAACCGGGCATCCTGCGCGCAGTCGAAGCCCGTAACGCGCTGCAGAAAACCCTGTTGTTTCAGGCATTGCGTGAGCACTTTTCCGGTTATTGGCAAGGGCGGGTGGTGGCGCTGTGGGGCCTGGCGTTCAAGCCAGGTACCGATGATCTGCGCGAAGCACCCAGCCTGGTTTTGCTCGATGCCTTGCTGGCTGTCGGCGTCACCGTTCAGGCGTGTGATCCGGTCGCGACAACGGCTCTTGCAGAGCGCTACAGTCAGGCGATTGATAGCGGTCAACTGCGCTTGAGCACGTCGCCATATAGCGTTGTTGAAGGTGCAGATGCGCTGGTGCTCGTCACCGAATGGAAGCAGTTTCGCCAGCCCGACTTCGCCCGCATTCGTGGTTTGATGCGCATGCCTGTGCTGTTTGACGGGCGTAATATCTACGATGCCATGCAGTTGGCAGAGCTGGGTTTTCTTTACCGAGGCATTGGCCGGCCCGCGCAGGGGCATTGTAAGGCCAGTGCAGCCTGATAAACTGCGCACGCAATTTTCACCCCCATCTCCCCAAGGTTTCCCATGATCAAGAAATGCTTGTTCCCAGCAGCCGGTTACGGCACCCGCTTTCTGCCAGCCACCAAGGCCATGCCCAAGGAAATGCTGCCGATCGTGAACAAGCCGCTGATCCAGTACGGCGTCGAAGAGGCGTTGGAAGCCGGGCTGACGGAAATTGCCATGATCACCGGCCGCGGCAAACGTGCCCTGGAAGATCACTTCGACATCAGCTACGAGCTTGAGCAACAGATACGTGACACCGACAAGGAAAAATACCTGGTTGGCATTCGTCGTTTGATCGACGAGTGCAGTTTTTCCTACACCCGTCAGGTGGAAATGAAAGGCCTCGGCCACGCCATTCTCTGTGGCCGCCCACTGATTGGTGATGAGCCCTTCGCCGTAGTGCTGGCTGACGACCTGTGCCTGAACCTGGAAGGCGACGCGGTGCTGACGCAGATGGTCAAGCTGTACAACCAGTTCCGCTGCTCGATCGTCGCCATTCAGGAAGTGCCACCGGAAGAAACCCATAAATATGGGGTGATCGCCGGCGAGATGATTCGCGACGACATCTACCGTGTTAACAGCATGGTCGAGAAGCCCAAGTCGGAAGACGCGCCGTCGAATCTGGCGATCATCGGTCGCTATATCCTGACTCCGGACATCTTCGAGCTGATTGAGCAAACCGAACCTGGCAAGGGCGGCGAAATCCAGATCACCGACGCACTGATGAAGCAGGCGCAGAATGGCTGCGTGATGGCCTACAAGTTCAAGGGCAAGCGTTTCGATTGCGGCGGTGCAGAAGGCTATATCGAAGCCACCAACTTCTGCTTCGAGAACCTCTACAAAACCGGCAAGGCCTATTGATTAGGCACTTGACGCGGTAATACACAGCCACCTTCGGGTGGCTGTGTGCATTTAGGGCAAGGATATCTGCTCAGCGCCAGGCCCTAACGGCTGGCCGTAGCTGAACTCCACATAGTTGCCTGCGGGATCGCGCAGGCCGCAGTAGTAACCAACAGGGTAGGGCTCATCACGTGGCTCCCAGACCAGACACCCTGCCACTCGTGCTCGCGCCGCGATGCGATCAACCTGCTCTCGACTTTCCAGGGCAAAGCCCAAGTGACTGTAGTCGTCCGCAGCCAATTGGCGATCCTGCCCCCCCGGCATGATCACAAAAATAAAGCTGTGTTCCTTACCCTGTTCGGCCATCCAGACAATCCGTGAGCCTTTGCCAGCGCGCTGGTGAATCACCTGCATCGCGCAGAACTGCTCGTAAAAATTTACGCAGGCATCGAGGTCAGGCACGTGCAAGGCCAGATGAGTAAGAGTAGGGCGCATAACGACTCTCCTGTTCTGCATGGCATCAAGTTTAGGCACTGGAGCTCCTTGGGGTATGCTGGCAGCTTGTTCTGGAGGCTGAAATGACCTACGACTTCGACCTGTTTGTAATTGGCGCCGGTTCCGGCGGTGTGCGGGCTGCGCGATTTGCTGCCGGCTATGGCGCGCGCGTGGCGGTTGCCGAAAGCCGCTACCTCGGCGGCACCTGCGTCAATGTTGGCTGCGTACCGAAGAAACTGCTGGTTTATGGTGCACACTTCGCCGACGACTTCGCACAGGCGCAAGGCTTTGGCTGGGAACTGGGGGAGAGCAAGTTCGACTGGTCGACCCTGATCAGTAACAAAAACCGTGAAATCGACCGACTCAATGGCATCTATCGCAACCTGTTGGTTAACAGTGGTGTGACCTTGCTCGAAGGCCACGCGCGGATTGTCGATGAACACAGTGTTGAACTGGGCGGACAGCGTTACAGCGCCAAGCACATCCTGATTGCCACCGGCGGCTGGCCGCAGATTCCTGAAGTGCCTGGGCATGAACATGCCATTGGCTCGAATGAGGTTTTCTTTCTTGAGCAGCTGCCCAAGCGCGTGCTGGTGGTGGGCGGCGGTTATATCGCCGTGGAATTCGCTTCGATCTTCAACGGACTGGGCGCATGCACCTCGCTGCTTTATCGCGGAGAGCTGTTCCTGCGTGGCTTCGACAAGGCCGTGCGCTTGCACCTAGAGGAAGAGTTGAGCAAGCGTGGTGTGGATCTGCAATTCAACAGCGATATCGCCCGCATCGACAAGCAGGCCGATGGCAGCCTGCTGGCCACCCTCAAGGATGGCCGCGTGCTTGAAACCGACTGTGTTTTCTATGCCACCGGACGCCGGCCGATGCTGGATAACCTGGGACTGGAAAATACCCATGTGCAGCTCGATGAGCGCGGCTTTATCAAGGTCGACGAGCAATACCAGACTACGGTACCGTCAATCCTCGCCATCGGCGATGTGATCGGTCGCGTACAGCTGACGCCCGTAGCACTGGCCGAAGGCATGGCGGTAGCACGACGCCTGTTCAAGCCTGAGGAATACAGCAAGGTCGACTACCGGCTGATCCCTACGGCCGTATTCAGCCTGCCGAATATAGGCACAGTCGGGCTCAGTGAAGAGCAGGCGAAGGAGGAGGGCTACAACGTCACGGTCTTCGAAAGCCGCTTCCGTCCGATGAAGCTGACCATGACCGAAAGCCAGGAGCGCACCCTGATGAAACTGGTGGTGGACGCTGCCACAGACCGCGTACTGGGCTGTCATATGGTTGGCCCGGACGCCGGTGAAATTGTCCAGGGACTGGCAGTGGCGCTTAAAGCAGGCGCAACCAAGCAATTGTTCGATGAAACCATCGGCGTGCATCCAACGGCCGCCGAAGAGTTCGTCACCATGCGTACCCCTGTGTCCTCCTGAGGTCAGCATGGCGCAACTGTTCTATCTGGCCGATCTGTTCGGCGTTGCGGTCTTTGCCATCACCGGCGCACTGATGGCCGGGCGCAAGTCCATGGACCTGTTTGGTGTACTGGTGATAGCCATCGTTACTGCGCTTGGCGGTGGCACGCTGCGTGATGTAATACTGGACAACCATCCGGTTAGCTGGATTCGCAACGACCTGTATATCGTTGTCGCATCGCTGGCAGCCGTCGCTACGGTGCTCTGGGTACGTCTGACGCAGCCAATCCACGAGAAAGGCCTGTTACTGGCGGATGCTTTCGGGCTGGCGGTATTTACCGTGATCGGAACCGAGGTCGCCATGCAACACAACGTGCCCCACAGCACGGCAGTGATCATGGGCGTGATGACCGGTGTAGCCGGTGGGGTCATGCGCGATGTGATCTGCAATGAGATCCCGCTGATCTTCCAGAAAGAAATCTATGCAACAGCCTGCATTGCCGGTGCCCTGATGTTTATCGGCATGCGTGCGCTGGACACACCACACTGGCTAGATACCGGGGTGGCCATGCTGACCGTGCTGCTGATTCGCCTGGCGGCCATTCGCTGGCATATAGCGCTGCCCAGCTTTCATTTATTGGATCGTGACTGAAAGGAGTGAGCGGAGGCAACAGGGATTGAGCTAAGGGGGTTGGCATGAGTCAGGGACGCATACAACCGCCCGAAGCACGCCGAGAACTGCGACTGCTCTGTGTGCTGGTCATAACTGCAAATGGCCTCATTAACTGTCAGCCAAACAAACCGTAGTTAATCCAGCTGACGAAAGCCCGTAAACCCTTGATTTATGGGCCTCGTAATCTGCACCTGTGACGTGGCGTTATATTAACAGCACTTCCATAGCCCTTGGCATTTACCTTGTGAGCCCAATATTATATCGGGCTTCAATGCAGTGACTGATACCGAGAACACGAGTTTGGAGTGGCTTACTCTAGTGTGATTTGCTTATTGGAGACCATTCATTGCGCACTTTTTTGTAGTAGTCGCCCATGCCGTAACTAACCCAAATTGCACGAGTTTCCTCTGAGAAAAGGCCCTCTTTGAGCGCTTCGCGCAGTACTGCCTGCGTGGCTGAGTCGGTCTTTGGATTGCACGCCAACCAGCGATCCAACTGAGCGACCGTAAATAAGCGTGTGACCGCTATCTCTTCTCTAGCAGCCAGTTCTGAACTTACATCACTCAGTAATACGTCGAAGCGCTTGGCGTTGAGCATTTTTAGGCCAAGCGCATTGATATGCAGGGGGACGTATTTTATCCCGGCATCGTCGAGAAGGTATCGAACTTCGGCCATATCTACAGTGCTTACCTTGTAATTCTTCAGATCGTTGAGGGAAGTGGCCTCAACTTGAGCATCGCGGCGTGCATACGCCCATATGAAGATTGGGGTAATTTTACTGAGATAGATTAAAACCTCAGCATCAGAAGCTGAGTAATTTAATGCCAATACGCAGGTATCGGGTGTTTGTTGCGAAAACTGAAGGGCGCGCCGAATTGGCATTGACACTATTCGGGTCTTGATGCCTCGATTTTGCGCAATCATTTCGAACGAATCGACATATGGTCCGGAAATTTTCCCCGATCGCTCAGTGACAAATGGAGGGTAGGGCTCAACTAGAACAGTGACACCATTAGCCAGCGCGCCATGCGCCAGGCTCAGTAGCAGTACTAAAGGCAGCAACCTATAAACTGACATACTTTTTTGAGCCTCATTGACGAGTGATCAATTTCAGAGGGGTTTGTACAAATGTAGGCAGGTCCTTTTGTGGGGTTTCTTCTGAGAGTGCTTTTAGAGCCATTTCGATACCAAAAACGGCCTGCTGCCCTGCGAACTGATCGACCGTGGCCAATATACGACCGTCCGCCAGCATAGGCGCTATTGGTGAAATATTGTCGTAGCCAATAATCTTAATTTTGCCCTCACGGCCAGCATTGCGCACGGCAGTAGCTACACCCAGGGCCATGCTGTCGTTGCCACACAAAAAGGCCTTGAGGTCTGGGTATTTTTGTAGCATTTCGGTTGCAACTCTCTCAGCGATAACCGTCTCCCACTGACCACTCTGGACTTCTACGACATCTATCCCAGCACTCGCCATTGAGGCGCGCACGACCATCAAGTTTATTGTCGATATTGATTACGGTTATTCGTAAGCGCTCCATAAACCTCATCTACAAATGATCCGCAGGCCAGCCAATGCTGAGCTCCAATTTCTTTCTGGAGCCAGCCGTCATGATGCGCCCCGACGCCAAAGTCGAAAAAGTCTATCTATACCCCAAGCCGGTGGATTTCCGAAAATCCATCGATGGCCTGGCCGCCCTGGTCGAGCTGGATATCAAGGTGGCGGTGTTCGACCCGGTGCTGTTCGTCTTCCTCAACCGCGCGCGCAGCCGGGTGAAGATTTTGTATTGGGAGCGCAACGGCTTTTGCCTGTGGCTCAAGCGATTGGAGGCTGAACGCTTCAAGTCGCATCCGGAACCTGGCGAAGATGCGATCGTGCTGACGGCCCAGGAGTTGAACTGGTTGTTGGACGGTATCGACCTGTGGCGCAACCGGCCGCACCAGGTTTTGACCCCTAGGTTCGTCACCTGAGCCGGTATAATCCACGGCATGATTTCTGTGCCCGAAACCCTTCCTGATGACCCCGCCGCGCTCAAGCAATTGCTCGCTGAGGTGTTGTCGTCGGCGCAGGAATTGGCCAAGGACAAGGATGGGCAGATCGAGCGCCTGCGCGAACAAAACGCGCTGTTGATCCAGCGCCTGTTCGGCCGTAAATCCGAGCAGAGCAGCGACCCGGATTCACCGCAGCTAGAGATGTTCAACGAAGCGGAAAGCCTGGCCGAAGCGGCGGCTGAAGCTCCGGCCGCTGAGGTCGAGGAAGAAGTCGTTGCGCCGACCAAGCGCCGCGGCAAGCGCAAGCCGTTACCGGCCGAACTACCGCGTGTCGAGGTCATCCACGAACTGCCCGAACACGAACTGACCTGCGAATGCGGTTGCCGCAAGCAGGCCATCGGCGAAGAAACCAGCGAGCAGCTGGAAATCATCCCGATGCAGGTTCAGGTGATCCGCCACATTCGCAAGACCTATGCCTGCAAGGCCTGCGAAAGCGCGCCGGTCACCGCTGACAAACCGGCCCAACTGATCGAGAAAAGCCTGGCCAGCCCGAGCGTGCTGGCGATGCTGCTGACCAGCAAATACGCCGACGGCATCCCACTGTATCGCTTCGAAAAGATGCTCAGTCGCCATGGCATCGACATCCCCCGGCAGACCCTGGCGCGCTGGGTGATCCAGTGCGGCGAACTGCTACAACCGTTGCTCAACCTGATGCGCGACAGGCTGCTGGACAGTCCGGTGATCCACTGCGATGAAACCCGCGTGCAGGTGCTCAAGGAGCCTGGGCGCGATCCGAGCAGCCACTCCTGGATGTGGGTGCAGACCGGTGGCCCGCCTGGCAAACCGGTGATCCTCTTCGACTACACAACCAGCCGCGCGCAGGAGGTGCCGCTGCGCCTGCTCGACGGTTATCGCGGCTACCTGATGACCGACGATTACGCCGGCTCAACGCCGTGGCCGCACAACAAGGTGTTGAGCGCCTGGCCTGCTGGGCGCATGCGCGGCGCAAGTTCGTCGAAGCGCAAAAGGTGCAACCGAAGGGCAAAACCGGGCGTGCCGACATCGCGTTGGGGATGATCAACAAGCTCTACGGCATCGAGCGCGAACTTAAGGATGCCAGCGATGAACAGCGCTACCGGGGCCGCCAGCAGCACAGCCTACCGCTCCTCGATCAGCTCAAGACCTGGCTGGAGAAACCCCAGCCGCAGGTCACGGCGCAGAATGCCCTGGGCAAAGCAGTGAACTACCTGGCGAGCAACTGGAGCCGACTCGAACGCTACATCGAGGCTGGCCACCTGCAGATCGATAACAACGCTGCCGAGCGCGCGATCCGGCCCTTCGTCATAGGTCGCAAGAACTGGCTGTTCAGCGACACGCCGAAAGGCGCGACCGCCAGCGCCCAACTCTACAGCCTGGTGGAAACCGCCAAGACCAATGGCCAGGAGCCCTACGCCTGGCTGCGCCATGTCCTCGAACGCCTGCCGCTGGCCAACAGCGTTGAAGCCTACGAAGCGCTGCTGCCTTGGAACTGCCAACCAACGACGCCACTGTAAAACGCAAAACCTCTCCAGAGGGAGGTGGGGTCTATGGAGCGCTTACGGTCGATGCTGCTCAAGCTCAACAAATCGCCATAGCTGATAGTGATCTCCAAATACCGGCGCAAGCGGGATCTCGGCATGCCTGTAGGTGGTAAACATTCATGCGCCTCTTCATTTAAGCTATATACAGCATAGCTCATTCAGGGCCAAAAAGGCTTCATCGTTCCTTTTGCGAGGACGCAAAGTGGAACTGAATGAAGCGCTGGGTTTAGTGATAAAGGCGATTCGGCAGCAGAGGGCGCTCTCTCAGGAAAACCTGGGAGCAAGTCAGAGCTACATCAGTATGATCGAGCGTGGTAAGTGGAACCCCACCATTGGAAAAATTGAGCAAGTCGCAGAGGTTCTCTCTGTCCAACCAGCAACGCTGCTGGTTCTTGCACACCTGAAGCAAACATCTACGTCCGATGTGGACGCGATCCGAAAGGAAGTCCAAACCGAGGTTGCTGGTTTCATGGCTGGCTGAAAGTAGCGCAGATAGGCCCATGAGTTTCAAAATTGCCGACTGGGAAACGCTGTAATTTCAAATTTGCCTTTCAAACTCAAGGGAAGAAAGGTGTCAGGGTGAATTCGGTTTCGCAAGAAAGCCTCCTGTAGGGTAGGAATCGTCAAAATCCGGGGAGGCTGCCCCGGGTTTTGACAATTCCCCTCAATAATTTTGAGATTTCCTTCCGGGTATTGGAGGCCCCTTGCCCATGATCTGGAACGTGTTGCACAGCTGTCGCTTTTTGAGGGCGATTGAAGTCCTCCGCATGGTCAGAGGGCAACGGCAACGACGGGAGAGTCAGTGATGCCACTCGCGGCCGGCGCCGAACACCGCGCATGCCTCTCCGTACCAGGCCATCGGACCAGTCCGACGAAGGCGGGCGGGCACCATTTAGAGCAAAAATTAGTCCCGAGGATGGCGAGGGAATTTCGAATTTGCGATTTTCTGGGAGAGCTTGTTTCAAATTCAGACGAATTTTCCGGCCAGCCGTAGGAGTTTCAGATGAAAAGTCTCGAATTTCCGTATTCGCAAGGGTATTTCGGTTGCTGAGCACCTAAATTGCAACACTTCTGAAACGGCACTCACTTAACATAATATACATTATGCGAAGCCTCTAGTCAGGAAGGCGCCAGAACGGCGCTGTGCTTTGCGTTCTACGCGATCTGGTATCACGCAGCGGGTTTTAATCAAAAGCGCTCAGAAAACGATTCTAGGCGGTTTTATTCGAACGGGATGGTTCGCGGCGCTCTGGATGTGTCTGCAACGATAACCGGTGATCTGGCTGGCGGTTGAACTGGTGCTGCTGTGGCTACTGCGCTCTGTTCGCTCTGCTCACCGCGCGCAGTAGTCACAGCGGCAACGGTTTGAACCTGGGGCGGCAATATGCCGGTAGCGGTTTGCTGACCAGTCCAGGGCGTTATGCGCTCACCATCAACGTCACAGTAAACATCAATTTCACCCTCGTAATACTGGCAATCAGTGATGGCAACAATGCGGCGCATACCGGTAACGGTAGCAAGCAAGACTTGGCGGTTTAGATCTGGGTTTGGGTCTGATGCCTTGGATTTGTCGAGATAACCAGCAACGCGCCAGGTAGTGGATAAGACCACCTTAGGGGGCTGATCTGCAGGGACGACTGTAGTAACAACCTGCTCTGAAAGTAACGGACTAGTAACAGGCTCAAGACCTGGAGGCGGCGGATTTACCATAGCTGGGGATTGTTCAGGCTGAATTGCTGGGACTGACTTAGATTCCTTTGGTTGAACTGGGGCTTGAAGATAATCAAGTACAGCGATAACACCGAAAATAGGCCCGAGAGTGCCGAATATCAGACAGAACCATAGCCACTTGGAATGCCAAATATTGGAGCGTTTGTCTGCCATGGTTTCGTCACCAGCAGAGACGCTATCTGACTGGGTTGCACTGCGGTAGTACTGGTAAATCTCTGGCTTATAGGTGCCAGTGGTTTGCCGGATAAGGAGGCGCTTCGGAGGGTTATCACCGGTGGGACAACCCTTGTAAATATCGACGCGGAATCGCTTGGTTGAACCAAGAGCATCGAGCTTTTCCATACGGTAGGCATGGGCAACCAGCTTGCGAACCCAGGAACTCAAGTC
Encoded here:
- a CDS encoding UDP-glucose dehydrogenase family protein, whose translation is MRICVIGAGYVGLVSAACFAEMGNRVICIERDVQRVVRLARGQSPIYEPGLEAMLQTHLSSGQLSFSRHLHEGIKQAEIIFIAVGTPSGEDGSADLSHVLAVADELGDLLEQNCVVVNKSTVPVGTAERVAQRINGRLSKRGKRFAVTLASNPEFLKEGSAIDDFMRPDRVIVGCDEPDGHELLRRLYAPFLRNHERLLCMGLRAAEFSKYAANAFLATKISFINEMASLCARLDVDIEDVRRGIGSDKRIGTHFIYAGCGYGGSCFPKDVRALIRCAEQEGIEPGILRAVEARNALQKTLLFQALREHFSGYWQGRVVALWGLAFKPGTDDLREAPSLVLLDALLAVGVTVQACDPVATTALAERYSQAIDSGQLRLSTSPYSVVEGADALVLVTEWKQFRQPDFARIRGLMRMPVLFDGRNIYDAMQLAELGFLYRGIGRPAQGHCKASAA
- the galU gene encoding UTP--glucose-1-phosphate uridylyltransferase GalU; this encodes MIKKCLFPAAGYGTRFLPATKAMPKEMLPIVNKPLIQYGVEEALEAGLTEIAMITGRGKRALEDHFDISYELEQQIRDTDKEKYLVGIRRLIDECSFSYTRQVEMKGLGHAILCGRPLIGDEPFAVVLADDLCLNLEGDAVLTQMVKLYNQFRCSIVAIQEVPPEETHKYGVIAGEMIRDDIYRVNSMVEKPKSEDAPSNLAIIGRYILTPDIFELIEQTEPGKGGEIQITDALMKQAQNGCVMAYKFKGKRFDCGGAEGYIEATNFCFENLYKTGKAY
- a CDS encoding VOC family protein, encoding MRPTLTHLALHVPDLDACVNFYEQFCAMQVIHQRAGKGSRIVWMAEQGKEHSFIFVIMPGGQDRQLAADDYSHLGFALESREQVDRIAARARVAGCLVWEPRDEPYPVGYYCGLRDPAGNYVEFSYGQPLGPGAEQISLP
- the gorA gene encoding glutathione-disulfide reductase, translating into MTYDFDLFVIGAGSGGVRAARFAAGYGARVAVAESRYLGGTCVNVGCVPKKLLVYGAHFADDFAQAQGFGWELGESKFDWSTLISNKNREIDRLNGIYRNLLVNSGVTLLEGHARIVDEHSVELGGQRYSAKHILIATGGWPQIPEVPGHEHAIGSNEVFFLEQLPKRVLVVGGGYIAVEFASIFNGLGACTSLLYRGELFLRGFDKAVRLHLEEELSKRGVDLQFNSDIARIDKQADGSLLATLKDGRVLETDCVFYATGRRPMLDNLGLENTHVQLDERGFIKVDEQYQTTVPSILAIGDVIGRVQLTPVALAEGMAVARRLFKPEEYSKVDYRLIPTAVFSLPNIGTVGLSEEQAKEEGYNVTVFESRFRPMKLTMTESQERTLMKLVVDAATDRVLGCHMVGPDAGEIVQGLAVALKAGATKQLFDETIGVHPTAAEEFVTMRTPVSS
- a CDS encoding trimeric intracellular cation channel family protein, encoding MAQLFYLADLFGVAVFAITGALMAGRKSMDLFGVLVIAIVTALGGGTLRDVILDNHPVSWIRNDLYIVVASLAAVATVLWVRLTQPIHEKGLLLADAFGLAVFTVIGTEVAMQHNVPHSTAVIMGVMTGVAGGVMRDVICNEIPLIFQKEIYATACIAGALMFIGMRALDTPHWLDTGVAMLTVLLIRLAAIRWHIALPSFHLLDRD
- a CDS encoding substrate-binding domain-containing protein: MVVRASMASAGIDVVEVQSGQWETVIAERVATEMLQKYPDLKAFLCGNDSMALGVATAVRNAGREGKIKIIGYDNISPIAPMLADGRILATVDQFAGQQAVFGIEMALKALSEETPQKDLPTFVQTPLKLITRQ
- the tnpB gene encoding IS66 family insertion sequence element accessory protein TnpB (TnpB, as the term is used for proteins encoded by IS66 family insertion elements, is considered an accessory protein, since TnpC, encoded by a neighboring gene, is a DDE family transposase.), whose amino-acid sequence is MLSSNFFLEPAVMMRPDAKVEKVYLYPKPVDFRKSIDGLAALVELDIKVAVFDPVLFVFLNRARSRVKILYWERNGFCLWLKRLEAERFKSHPEPGEDAIVLTAQELNWLLDGIDLWRNRPHQVLTPRFVT
- a CDS encoding helix-turn-helix domain-containing protein, with amino-acid sequence MELNEALGLVIKAIRQQRALSQENLGASQSYISMIERGKWNPTIGKIEQVAEVLSVQPATLLVLAHLKQTSTSDVDAIRKEVQTEVAGFMAG
- a CDS encoding zonular occludens toxin domain-containing protein, whose amino-acid sequence is MAIDAYMGLPGSGKSYGVVEYCVIPSLKEGRHVVTNIPLEVSLLTSVYGGEITQLPDDWYEDIEFSESIPNGCVLILDEVWRKYPSGQKVNQVPVQDMALLKEHRHRVDATGKAMRVILVTQDAADLSSWVRKLVAHAYRMEKLDALGSTKRFRVDIYKGCPTGDNPPKRLLIRQTTGTYKPEIYQYYRSATQSDSVSAGDETMADKRSNIWHSKWLWFCLIFGTLGPIFGVIAVLDYLQAPVQPKESKSVPAIQPEQSPAMVNPPPPGLEPVTSPLLSEQVVTTVVPADQPPKVVLSTTWRVAGYLDKSKASDPNPDLNRQVLLATVTGMRRIVAITDCQYYEGEIDVYCDVDGERITPWTGQQTATGILPPQVQTVAAVTTARGEQSEQSAVATAAPVQPPARSPVIVADTSRAPRTIPFE